The Vespa velutina chromosome 9, iVesVel2.1, whole genome shotgun sequence nucleotide sequence tataaaaaaaaaaaaaaaaaaaaaaaaaaaaaagaaaaaaaaaagaaaaaaaataagaaacacgGTAACACGATAGAGTATTTTGACATCTTATGTGCTTAAAACAAGCAAAATCTACatggaaagaaatatatcatattttgtgtatgacaatattttatgtttgtcaaatttaatttctgaaataatttatataacactGATACGACCTTCCTCAGAAATATACTATGAGGGATACAgtgttgatgatgataaaaaagaaaaaaaaaaaaaaaaagaaaaaaaaaaaagagaaaacaaacaaacaaacaaacaaaaaaatttgtcagtgtttttcaattttgctaagaataataatgttatatttgtaaataatataaaaggatCTGTGCTCTATTGTATCGTGATGCTAAGTGTacctaattaatatttaagaatttcAGCATTGACTTGAAGATATCTTTTACTATCGTGGAGGCAACTATGGTATTTAGAGTATCACGGATGTTAACGTTGTGCAACGTATGGATTCTTAATGATGAACTCTTACAAActataatgttaatttttcaatatgtgtTATGTAAGTATTTGTAACTGATGTGATTACATGGTCGAAAATcatctaattttaaatattcgacAATTTTGAACATATCCATTTTGtgttagataaataatttcattttacaaataatactCCTATACatcatgaataatttatatttcattaatttcaaaatgaaatatgaaatattagaaTGTATCTTACTCTTCgatggattattttttttgcgtttgggtaaaatttttttttgtactttttcgtattttttttttttttgaaatgtaaatttttttttttttttttttttttttttttttttctttttgtaaaatgtaaatcTCACGATTAGAGATATTCCATGAAAATTTTCGTACCTAGTTTGagggataaaaattaaatactgtAATATGACTATTGTATTATCAAATACTCTCATTGtactaatttaattaattttctcttatatgGTAATTAAATTTGCAATATACGTCGAAGAGTGAGGATCAAGGCTGTGAAAACTGATTCTTTTGCTTTGTAAAAATGTTCTAATGTGCAAGTggaaatttgtaaatttaagagttattagatttaaaaaaaaaaaaaaaaaaaaaagaagaaaagaaaagaaaagaaaaaaaaagaaaaaacttagAGGAAACTATTTAAGATAAGAGATCCAGTATACGAAAATTTGCTTATCTACAATTAAGATTATCCTGTTCCTTTGACGTTAATATCTCATagagatcatttattttaaatctttaatataactcaaatagagagagaaagagagagagagagagagagagagagagagagagagagagagagagagagagagagagagagagagaaaataaagtacctcctggaattattttttaattatagatcgaataaaagattaaaaaaatttataagttttaataGAATTATGATCTATTTTGTTACTACctctttatcatattattttatcttatcttgCATTAAATGaagtagaattattatttctgatctaagaaaaaaaaaaaaaaaaaagttaaatgatatattatttcataaaatattatctgatattatattaaaatttatataaatttttcgatcaaattaactgtgtatatatataaattcataataaaatacacaCGATTTAATATAGTAcaataagattttatatacaatatttagaACATTGACGATGCAAATTTCATCTCTATggtaaaaacataattttatttattaaaaatatctatcgtATTAACGTAAAAGCTATGTTTTAAGATAGAGTAGTAATTTATCTGTATAATTGTTTCATagaattatatacacatatatagtttgtatgtatgtaaatttatatatgatatcaaTACGAATGTACAagataatagatttttttttttttttttttattaaaaaggtggaattttatatttctatatagagactgtaatattatctataaattcatatttatatacatattttttcaattttcaatagaCGATTATCTTCCAGTTATAGATTTTATcttatcatatattaatttgatatttattcctttggatttctataaaaagtttttcgagagacaaatgattattattatctttttctaatataaaaatgtttaattcgtTAGTTCTCAAAAGATTGTACatctttttcgttaatttcacttttaaaacagtccttttttttttttttttttttttttgaaaacattttattatctttcaagTTTGTTCCATTGGAACAAAACATATTCGacattttaatcattaaatttattatttatcgtatgctttctgtttttatttttgtttcttgagGTTCTAATTCTAAATCTACTTTTACTTTAGATTTTTTATGtgactttttaatattaatctcaTGTTGCGTGTCATATTCATCATTGGCATTATAATTTGCATCATTACTATGTCTATTTtttgaagattttttatttgtcgacGTACTATCTGACGAATAAtcatctaatttttctttcttaattgttACATTTTCATAATCTAATTCTATTTCTGAAGTTTCTGCACGTTTccttttatgtttctttcctGATTCACTAAAACTGTTGTCATTATCAGTTTCATTATTAACGATagatttttctgttttaatcttaactttttgttttttatgatCGTACGGTTGAGTACATTCTGTCTCGCTACAATCTTCCACTTTAATTTCAACATAACCAAATTCAGATTCAGAATCTGTTAGAGACTTTTTTATTCGCTTTTTAGAAGATTTGCTTTTATGACACGTTGATTCCTCTTTGATACTATTTGACTTCGATAATTTCTCTAACTTAATTggtattttaaattcattttcggAATGTTTTTCACTTTCTAATTGAACATCATTTTGTACATCATAATCTATGCTACCATTGGCATCCatagaatatttcaattttttagaAAGTTTCTTAGAtttctttatgtattttttcgaTTCGGTTTCGGTATCAGTAGTAGACgtatctttttctactttaattGTAACATTACTATAATCAAATTCTGATTCTGATATAtccattgattttctttttaaactctttttatttttcttctttttcttaacggATATTTCATTGCCATTTAAATAACTCACATCGtcgtaagaaatatttaaatgttcatCATTTTCTGCATCAACATTTGATTCAGATTTTGTTACACATTTTTTAGaatgctttttattttcttcttcttcctcgtcttcCGTATCTTGATTATTCAAAcactttttattcgttaagtGTTCTTCCAaagatatatctttctttatttttctcaatttcttcctttttttagtAGACTGACATATTTCCACATTTGAATTATCGGTATCGTCGCTTTCATGCACTGCATAGAACGTTCCATTAGAAGAAGCACGTGCAGGTAATTTACAACCTTGTAGATAGTCACTGGTGggtaagcaaaaaaaaaaaggaagaaaaagaaaaaaatcaaaatataaaaaaatatagccCATTactttcaattgaatttataattgaatataatttctcttttactttattgaaagagaaaaaaaaaacaataatctACTTACGCTTCATTTAATATCCCTCGTATAAATGGTAATCTACTAGTAAAATCCAAATTTGTAACTTTAAATCTAACTTCTTGTCCAATATTTACCGTATCACCTGGCCAATTTTCTACATTCTCTGGTTTAGGTATAGAGACATTAAAAGCTTTGTGCATAAGTACACCAATATAATTAGCGCCCTTTTTATGAACAACGcctaaacaaaaatttatcataattgaCAGAGAAatgtcataaaataattttaataattaaatatatatatatattgcctTTTAATAAATGGCCAATTTGTGGTCTGAATACATAAAAATCTGCTTCAATGTCAATATGAATGAAACatgaatcataaaatatatctccAAGGGTGGTGAGTAATTTTGGATTCTTGTAAGCCAAAAGAAAGCCTTGTAATCtgtgaaaaattattcaatgatacatttattaatatttattaattatattattgatatacatACTCTGAATCATATACGTTCAAACCAGaacttaatatttcatttaatgcTGCACCAAGATCATTCATATGATATGGATGCAATCCAAGATGCTTTTTCATACGTTCAAAATATACATGTGAATCTTCATCTTCTAAAAGACCTGCTAACTCTAACAGAGACCATGTTATTCCTGTATATGGTCTaaacttcattttatttagaatatatatacgaatgtatGTAAAAATCACTGAACAAGCATGAGAAATAGGTTATGCGTTTTCAAATTGATAAGGTTAAGTTCAAACAATCGAACTATCACGAACTTACACGATGTATGAACGACAACATTCACGAAGTTACAAAACCACAGTGAAATGagcgaaaaaatatttttttttctttttatatttttaatgaaagatataaaatattattattgaaacggaagtttttattattatatttatgacaaATTTCGTGATTTAATTATGTCCCTTTGGATagcgataaaattataattttaaacgatataaattttcgtCAGAGTAGCCAACTGTTGTAACTAAATATCTCTAATTGGACAGTAAgtcataaaatgtatttattatttaattttaaatttgtggagcattaatatatatacatatatatataaatagatatattatgaaaaatagaaaaataataaatttcgaatatttctatCTATGGACAAATTcgtcgataatattaaattatatctatgCAGAAATTCATCAATGATTTTCCCgccttttaatataaaaattattgactttaaaataacttttgaaaatattgtcatcgtcatttaatatatgcaaaaattaatttacgtaTTAATGgcacatatttttctttgatattaatattatttatatgatatatatatatatatatatatatatatatatatatatatgtaacttacttacataatattttatattcattgatGGTAACATCCTTTGTTTTGTCTCTTGGTTAAGTCTCACGTGAGAATTGAACGATTCAGATGTGACAGTTTATGTACGTCATTGcatgaattttttcaataataataaaaataatttctgataaattaattatcattaaataaagatattttatataataaaagtgcatagaatatgtataatattgtttaaatggTATCTCAATACCATCAATCTCATTGAATTTGATTATGGACGTCAATACAGAAAAACGTACGAATTCGACTcctataaaaaatagaaaagcgagtaataaaaaaaacacaatAAATGGTTATGTATCAGAAGATACAAATTCTAATGCTACGTCAGAttcgattgaattattttcaggTAACgctttgtaaaattttaaattgtctttttaaaaacatatatatatatatatatatatatatttatttatttatttatttatttatttatttatttatttatttattttttctcttatattttttttttccttttgacaTTACagatgatgaaaatgaaaatgatttaatatattacacacCTAATGTATCCAAATCTATTGAagcttcatttttaaatatatctgaaACATCCTTATCGCATTCCAATAAACAAGTCCTGTAaggatgatatttattttctttttcttttttttcttttctttttttttttttttttttttttaacaaatatacgcggtatataacgtaaataaataaatatatgtatatatatatatatataattttttctttgtttttctttttttgatagaaGAACTCCAATAGAGAAAACTGCAGTTATCCCGAGCACGCCGTTAAGTTTAATAccatttataacaaaaattaatgaacaatGGACATCTGATTTAGAGACACCTCAAGCGGACAAAAGTGATTGGAAACAGATAGCTGTAGATAGCTGTTTAACAACATCAGAGAGTGTAATAAATTTGacttaatcatatatatatatatttaatgttagaCTTATTACatggatttattattatataattttattggtAATATTTCAGGTTGAAAAATCTATTTGTTCCAAACAATGCACTCCAAATATctcaaattttaaaaatgtactCAATGAACCTACTTCTACATCTCCTGTGATCAATTGCACAAGAATGAGACGAAGAACGAAAAGGAGAATTTTTAAAACCATTTCTATTGCTGCAGACAGTGCAATTGATCCAGTTAACAGTGAACATTTAATTGCATCAAATAatcaagataatattaataaaaatgacattgTAGATATGGATACGtgtgataataaagaaaaacaaaatatttctccGGAGGCTAATAATATGCAggattttttttgtaatgctTCGTTTGCCAATATAGATCAAATTTGTGCAAACTTTGCTGAAAAGAATGATACatgtaatatagaaaataatgataaactaAGATATGTAgaagaaatatctattaaggataataataaagtagaaaaggaaaatattgatgtagataaaaatgaatggaatgaaaagaaaatattacatagtGATAATAAAGTAACATTAAGTGTATCAATGGATAATATAGGATTTTCTACTGCAAGTGgaaaacatatttatgtatcagAGTCTGCTATATCAAATGCAAAATCTTTACTTGAAATGGATGTATCTTCTACGAGCATTcaattggaaaataaaagtaatttacaTAGTAATAAtcttaaagtaaaaaaaaaatcatcttcGTCCTTTGTAACAGCAGGAGGTCGATCTTTGAATATTTCTGATAAAGCTTTATCTAAAGCAAAGAAAATGCTGATTGAACAGTTAGAAGACatacaaattaataagaatcttacaaatgaatttaataagtCTGTTGAGACAATAGAACtttccaaaaatattaatacaaatttgaaaaagtCTCCCGTGGAGAAAACTATAGTTTCAAACATTGGATTTACAACAGCAGCTGGTCGTAAAGTTGATGTTTCAAAGGAAGCAATGAACAAAGCTCAAATTTTGCTTTccgatgatataaataatactgaccgatataacaattttcataataaatcaataaataaacgaaaaagtcTACATGTATGCGATGATACCTTAGATAAATTATCATCTAACACAAAGAAAGTAAAACTGTGTaacaaaaatatcattgttgagaaaaaaaattcaagtttatacgaaaatacagaaaatacagaaaatacagaaaatacaaaaaatacagaaagtgTTCAAACTAGTAAtactttttcaaatgaaataatggCTAGTACAGCTGCACTTTTGGCGGATGAAAGGGACAATGATGAAATTATGGAATGGATTTCTCAAGTagaaaattgtgaaaataaaacaCCGTCTAGTCCTGTTATTGGAAGACAACCTGTTGCACGAAAAAggggtaaaaagagaaatttacaaaatagTGACAAGCAGAAAGTTATACTTAcagttaaaaacgatataaacgttAATGTAGATAAAGAAAGTGTTAAATCCGACAATAGTTGTACAAAGGAACTTGtatcaataaaagaaatagatataaataatattgatttgccaaataataatgttacagATATTTTGCAAAGACGTCTTGAAGCTATTTTAGAACAAGTTAGTGATGCAATgtgaagtatataaaaatatttgaatttgtctaatatttattaattataattatttactgttttaggaaaaaataattaaagagaaaaaacttgATA carries:
- the LOC124951838 gene encoding DNA-directed RNA polymerase I subunit RPA43, which gives rise to MKFRPYTGITWSLLELAGLLEDEDSHVYFERMKKHLGLHPYHMNDLGAALNEILSSGLNVYDSELQGFLLAYKNPKLLTTLGDIFYDSCFIHIDIEADFYVFRPQIGHLLKGVVHKKGANYIGVLMHKAFNVSIPKPENVENWPGDTVNIGQEVRFKVTNLDFTSRLPFIRGILNEADYLQGCKLPARASSNGTFYAVHESDDTDNSNVEICQSTKKRKKLRKIKKDISLEEHLTNKKCLNNQDTEDEEEEENKKHSKKCVTKSESNVDAENDEHLNISYDDVSYLNGNEISVKKKKKNKKSLKRKSMDISESEFDYSNVTIKVEKDTSTTDTETESKKYIKKSKKLSKKLKYSMDANGSIDYDVQNDVQLESEKHSENEFKIPIKLEKLSKSNSIKEESTCHKSKSSKKRIKKSLTDSESEFGYVEIKVEDCSETECTQPYDHKKQKVKIKTEKSIVNNETDNDNSFSESGKKHKRKRAETSEIELDYENVTIKKEKLDDYSSDSTSTNKKSSKNRHSNDANYNANDEYDTQHEINIKKSHKKSKVKVDLELEPQETKIKTESIR
- the LOC124951508 gene encoding breast cancer type 2 susceptibility protein homolog isoform X4, yielding MDVNTEKRTNSTPIKNRKASNKKNTINGYVSEDTNSNATSDSIELFSDDENENDLIYYTPNVSKSIEASFLNISETSLSHSNKQVLRTPIEKTAVIPSTPLSLIPFITKINEQWTSDLETPQADKSDWKQIAVDSCLTTSESVEKSICSKQCTPNISNFKNVLNEPTSTSPVINCTRMRRRTKRRIFKTISIAADSAIDPVNSEHLIASNNQDNINKNDIVDMDTCDNKEKQNISPEANNMQDFFCNASFANIDQICANFAEKNDTCNIENNDKLRYVEEISIKDNNKVEKENIDVDKNEWNEKKILHSDNKVTLSVSMDNIGFSTASGKHIYVSESAISNAKSLLEMDVSSTSIQLENKSNLHSNNLKVKKKSSSSFVTAGGRSLNISDKALSKAKKMLIEQLEDIQINKNLTNEFNKSVETIELSKNINTNLKKSPVEKTIVSNIGFTTAAGRKVDVSKEAMNKAQILLSDDINNTDRYNNFHNKSINKRKSLHVCDDTLDKLSSNTKKVKLCNKNIIVEKKNSSLYENTENTENTENTKNTESVQTSNTFSNEIMASTAALLADERDNDEIMEWISQVENCENKTPSSPVIGRQPVARKRGKKRNLQNSDKQKVILTVKNDINVNVDKESVKSDNSCTKELVSIKEIDINNIDLPNNNVTDILQRRLEAILEQEKIIKEKKLDRPKVIKGQLFSYKEENHNARLSWKKLVGDDVPKLCTHEELINRGISPEILTITSTTAPSFKFRCIDFYGEKIIHNNSGSLEMEDGGHLIPNKDDYLGILEIKRSFLASPGVDPSLLSSDWIENHYKWIIWKLASMDRIKFNSINLPRSLTPANVMLQLKYRYDREIDRSQRSCLRRILEKDDSASKRMVLCVSSLNESKDEENIETSSKVLNINHWKMILTDGWYSIPAFVDTTMMNYIASGKICEGIKLITFGAELLNLDQGCSPLEIPHDVSLKIHTNSTRRVRWDTKLGYTRCPGPMLIKLRNVCPNGGLIGKLKVLITRTYPMLYHEKNASGESIFRNSRCEEKANIAYEEQCRSKVEAFYAEAEQKFDSVRSDTFESDSIDLKLDKEKLLNHDCTVEEFKQELESKLRESMPPPRQVSSVLKVRANEDDTSAILTIWSPSEDIVDIFKEGTYISIHNIFASGKRAGDLQLTASRNTLFNKEGICKDFHQSRIYTPLWNIIDPSFNPLYGEFDTIGIVSSIVNSPYIPYASYAVECAEDISLEIQKKTTSRTSLYITPDKNNPDKEPLNTNLSKSIGPNSRSDTRNSSSVRSAAIQRRLEKLHYYSNPPELSPIVLKNSSSRVSLDFRSPVRNDDLKPTKLNLDP